From Triticum aestivum cultivar Chinese Spring chromosome 4A, IWGSC CS RefSeq v2.1, whole genome shotgun sequence, a single genomic window includes:
- the LOC123087642 gene encoding pirin-like protein: MSSSSTPVPFENPRKVVKKVLSLSQSEGDGATVRRSIGGCELRNLDPFLLLDEFSVSKPAGFPDHPHRGFETVTYMLDGAFTHQDFSGRKGTIRTGDVQWMTAGRGIVHSEMPAADGVQKGLQLWINLASKDKMIEPRYQELESKDISQAEKDGVAVRIIAGEAFGVRSPVYTQTPTMYMDFTMQPGSQLHQPIPEGWNAFVYIIEGEGVFGKEGAAPASAHHCLVLSAGDGLSVWNRSGAPLRFALAAGQPLNEPVVQQGPFVMNSRAQIQQAMEDYYYGRNGFEKASQWSSA; encoded by the exons ATGTCTTCCTCTTCCACGCCCGTCCCGTTCGAGAATCCGAGGAAGGTAGTGAAGAAGGTGCTGTCCTTGTCCCAGTCCGAGGGGGACggcgccaccgtccgccggagcatcGGCGG TTGCGAGCTCCGGAACCTGGACCCGTTTCTCCTGCTCGACGAGTTCTCCGTCTCCAAGCCCGCCGGATTCCCCGACCACCCCCACCGGGGCTTCGAGACCGTCACCTACATGCTAGAC GGGGCCTTCACCCACCAGGACTTCTCTGGCCGCAAGGGCACCATCAGGACAGGAGATGTCCAG TGGATGACGGCAGGGCGCGGCATCGTGCACTCGGAGATGCCGGCAGCCGACGGCGTGCAGAAGGGCCTGCAGCTCTGGATCAACCTCGCCTCCAAAGACAAGAT GATTGAGCCAAGGTACCAGGAGCTCGAGAGCAAGGACATCAGCCAGGCCGAGAAAGACGGCGTGGCGGTGCGGATCATTGCGGGGGAAGCCTTCGGGGTGCGGTCGCCGGTCTACACACAGACGCCCACCATGTACATGGACTTCACAATGCAACCAGGGTCGCAGCTCCACCAGCCGATCCCCGAGGGCTGGAACGCCTTCGTGTACATCATTGAGGGGGAGGGCGTGTTCGGCAAGGAGGGTGCAGCTCCGGCGAGCGCGCACCACTGCCTCGTCCTCAGCGCAGGGGACGGGCTCAGCGTGTGGAACCGGTCCGGCGCGCCGCTGCGGTTTGCATTAGCAGCGGGACAGCCGCTCAATGAGCCGGTGGTGCAGCAGGGGCCCTTCGTCATGAACTCACGTGCCCAAATCCAGCAGGCCATGGAGGACTACTACTACGGCCGCAACGGCTTTGAGAAGGCCAGCCAGTGGAGCTCCGCCTGA